From a single Maylandia zebra isolate NMK-2024a linkage group LG3, Mzebra_GT3a, whole genome shotgun sequence genomic region:
- the LOC112432492 gene encoding protein NLRC3-like: MFVKNELKKIQKLLSPDHPETLKSQMEDEEMFEGEDEDERKSCREAFLKITLHFLRRLKQHEMADHLQSKIFAPLCKRELKAQLKKKFQCVFEGIAKAGSPTLLNQIYTELYITEGGTAEVNEEHEVRQIETASRKPDRPETTIRQEDIFKASPGRDEPIRTVLTKGVAGIGKTVLTQKYSLDWAEDKANQDIQFIFPFTFRELNVLKEEKFSLVELVHHFFNQTNESGICRLEDFQVVFILDGLDECRLNLDFNKTKILTETRKSTSLDELLTNLIRGNLLPSARLWITTRPAAANQIPPQCVDMVTEVRGFTDPQKEEYFRKRFRDEEQASRIISHIKKARSLHIMCHIPVFCWITATVLEDVLETREGAELPNTLTEMYIHFLVVQAKVKRIKYDGGAETDPHWSPESRKMIESLGKLAFDQLQKGNLIFYEPDLTECGIDIRAASVYSGVFTQIFKEEKQLYQNKVFCFVHLSVQEFLAALHVHLTFINSGLNLLEKQQTSSQTEKYFYQCAVDKALQSPNGHLDLFLRFLLGLKTNQTRLQGLMTQTGSSSKSNQEAVQYIKEKLSENLSAEKSINLFHCLNELNDRSLLEEIQQSLRSGSLSTDKLSPAQWSALVFILLSSEKDLDVFDLNKYFASEEALLRLLPVVKVSKKAL, translated from the exons atgtttgtgaagaacgagctgaagaagatccagaagcttCTGAGTCCAGATCACCCAGAAACTTTAAAGAGCCAGATGGAGGATGAGGAGATGTTTGAAGGAGAGGatgaagatgaaagaaagagctGCAGAGAAGCATTTCTGAAGATCACACTCCACTTCTTGAGGAGACTTAAGCAGCATGAGATGGCTGACcatctgcagagca AAATATTTGCTCCACTCTGTAAACGTGAACTTAAAGCccaactgaagaagaagttccagtgtgtgtttgagggcatcgctaaagcaggaagcccaaccctcctgaaccagatctacacagagctctacatcacagagggagggactgcagaggtcaatgaggaacatgaggtcagacagattgaaacagcatccaggaaaccagacagaccagaaacaacaatcagacaagaagacatctttaaagcctcaccaggaagagacgaaccaatcagaacagtgctgacaaagggagtggctggcattgggaaaacagtcttaacacagaaatacagcctggactgggctgaagacaaagccaaccaggacatccagttcatatttccattcactttcagagagctgaatgtgctgaaagaggaaaagttcagcttggtggaacttgttcatcacttctttaatcAAACTAACGAATCAGGAATCTGCAggcttgaagacttccaggttgtgttcatactTGATGGtttggatgagtgtcgacttaatTTGGACTTCAACAAAACTAAAATCCTGACTGAAAcaagaaagtccacctcattggatgagctgctgacaaacctcatcagAGGGAACCTGCTCCCTTCTGCTCGCCTTTGGATAacaacacgacctgcagcagccaatcagatccctcctcagTGTGTcgacatggtgacagaggtcagagggttcactgacccacagaaggaggagtacttcaggaagagattcagagatgaggagcaggccagcaggatcatctcccacatcaagaaagctcgaagcctccacatcatgtgtcacatcccagtcttctgctggatcactgctacagttctggaggatgtgctggaaaccagagagggagcagagctgcccaacaccctgactgagatgtacatccacttcctggtggttcaggccaaagtgaagaggATCaaatatgatggaggagctgagacagatccacactggagtccagagagcaggaagatgattgagtcactgggaaaactggcttttgatcagctgcagaaaggaaacctgatcttctatgaaccagacctgacagagtgtggcatcgatatcagagcagcctcagtgtactcaggagtgttcacacagatctttaaagaggagaaacaACTGTACCagaacaaggtgttctgctttgttcatctcagtgttcaggagtttctggctgctcttcatgtccacctgaccttcatcaactctggactcaatctgctggaaaaacaacaaacaagctCTCAGACAGAGAAATACTTCTACCAGTGTGCTgtggacaaggccttacagagccccaatggacacctggacttgttccttcgTTTTCTCTTGGGTCTGAAGACTAATCAAACTCGTTTGCAAGGCCTCatgacacaaacaggaagtagctcaaaGAGCAATCAAGAAGCAGTtcagtacatcaaggagaagctcagtgagaatctgtctgcagagaaaagcatcaatctgtttcactgtctgaatgaactgaatgatcgttctctactggaggagatccaacagtccctgagatcaggaagtctctccacagataaactgtctcctgctcagtggtcagctctggtcttcatcttactgtcatcagaaaaagatctggatgtgtttgacctgaataAATActttgcttcagaggaggctcttctgaggctgctgccagtggtcaaagtctctaaaaaagctctgtaa